The proteins below come from a single Oscillospiraceae bacterium genomic window:
- a CDS encoding type II secretion system GspH family protein, which yields MVHCNKKTRRSSGFTMVELMVVLAIMAILAALVGGGLIAYTRLARFEKNEANARTLFQTAQIALTRRDTAGELDDFRQKVLLNGQAGAHFDPAAQKADELNKNIYALYYDKVTDDDSDNELLRELLGDYIYDDSLLNAAICVEIDAASGQVYSVFYDTNADKLRFGKTNGATDIYDRSYDHRRHDSLVGYYSAEDRVNVVELQQTKLKVKNPRLSNTETLTLSWGGDVTRDTQVQYVATAYKSTDTGKKNPLFEIEVELPAVKTNEPVPLKTTIYAADNEAPVEKTLYYPLSYNKGNFVLTLDSMASADLLRSCENDSGEMANSISVTDSSLYSITRLLSGGPQDFYVTLQAKARDDYSGSYTPSTPADTNVENSLFAKEATATKGNLTYFRHLYNLRWADRWASGQTAAAYTLAAQSLGATGLNWTGGSVTVYCPAQGKNFPPEAKVPSAEEAVAWPTILTLPKNVTLDGGNITIMNLQLRGSSVSRTGRQKNENLLDRYISLVGENNGTIKNMTLRDADVQVNVEIVTRAKGTLPLTGTTALKPLDTSDSAYRDIRAVGALCGVNTGTLEKCTLTHGKNNAVSAQVLAMLPFDDNATATARTTVSGTAYYENEPCGIGGLVGVAIPKNGQTQTISALTVDADVTVAGLLQDNSLKAADNTLTEQARYAAAASGQNSIWRSIGVGGVVGTMDAANLKLEADPINKKTITNKAAVIGSAFTGGVVGNLYNSNSSSADVPLTGLQNEGTVSVGANYLGSAEGENSRVLGQFFGGVAGYCKNVTLRGSTSTTRRDMTETQLKTAVKGGYANDGALTDGSPLKGDFVGGLVGFASGCKLDNCTTQKGYVLGRCFVGGMAGGFSGSQLKITGGSNSSTVLGNRYVGGVVSVNGSQSTVSGVTNSGLVAGLGKNAAYVGGIAGLNDADWGSIDAANITATIQNCVSSMASDTATNSSRSALLQALSTYKDASNQETTTRADYVGGLVGRNGKNAVLTWDKNATTVQIGAVICGNDFVGGLVGCNDATAKITNTSTSLLTVSGEVTGGKAVGGMIGLNLAPALPAADIKVTEISGTLCVGGVIGANMPVAGTDGTAFTITSATSGSTVSTFKTTAKAGRIKADGLAGGIIGYNCLLASAPDDLTTILPTVAEKTGLVTVNNTLPRDTANTMTLSGAANQFNLEVNAYVGGIVGYNDAETRLTISNATNGSDSNAASVGSLKMRGETGILGSGVSLPGYNDSFNYNDYVSDKNARGSMAGGIIGCVTQNTKLESCTNYGIVSHKSAAGGIAGWNGGSIKNCSTYATLGTQQDGYAYLGGIVGINNGTVTDSAPAASITVRGRYIIGGVAGLNLTGASISYNTSDSIPVTVQANECAGGVAGVNCGSIVLGSTTLRVNITAESYAGGIAGSNNTRNATTASIAGGKVTGTVTATKNYAGGATGANYAEIADVTLIGGARVRANDQFAGGIAGSNRAGTNGQIGTITGCTNTAGQTGNNYTVYATNGNAGGIAGSNESGAQIVDSVVGGVKIGVAKCDAAAIAANNFGIITGGTVGSCDITFAGESIGAVTAINNAGATISDVTLSENAAIVYRGPATNVGGIAGKNAGTIDKCTVSSPALNLSGLTARADSISLGGAAGVNTQDATISETTVTLNITDNLNKYKNLGGVAGENAGGGTLLKCTYQGALGQANTAANDNITTGAANVLDTVGGIVGLNNGEVNGCRVPKITLQVMGASGLSDSQTYAEKLKSASSVGGIAGRNNSTITSCYVATGEGGGSIITARYGFVGGVAGANNGSISSSGSGAAFTDKFTYQVDGIDCERTMFDRVSMLLDGKVERKNEKTGKIEEVADENDAVNTMITTLKGTAYNSLKGVDTVSLNNNNVYTATGLAKNDLLVGLRGTTDKNGKSSGYLGGVAGFNTVNGTITRAATGKWFVYGDNTTDESKIGGMIGMNEATGEVKLLVNCAAVRRFTRTDGKNDDDTTHRGNAKIAYVGGVIGVQQNTTDDKWVISECVNLGTVFDSGSNYIGGIIASWLKNGGTIEKSFNFGSLSTNTNSGGGSGTVGGIVGFFDQPTPGGTANILSCQNHGDILSSGNWPGDNNKKHGANDVAGILGKVVMADGTNDYLRINIVDCVNGDVTMQCESLAAGIMGWLGPFGDGGTKIPNKVEVYIDRCRNYATDVTISLKSGDINLFAGICGNRGNGSATSASTTVTNCFALYKNTVSSNNAPIAMNRGSENIVAYGNYFMDENSFDKQKIAALLLLEEKEPSKKEVSSGVYWGAACSGHYNKGTRLYAGIDNSIESGNRFFAAGMMFDRNLDTVDTRKCYIKPVTAEQKQATIFYTGNPSEHEINNKDLATILLWYGDTDNNKAPSMQDITDDLIQNYYTQVLDKRAPGKVSDLQVAHKKDSSAVYGRYEVTWTAAATDGIFPDNQIQNVSHYLVTLYKVDGDSKTPLEGYQNIKVYGTRYLFDADDALANAIGNSQFCVGVKAVNGTATGAEEMSAAQYFVRPLPTPKLEIRLKKQYSNGQPYGQYLVLTNASDYQNAGGWQVTAYLMNQPNTEITLSANTTEALIANGLGSATRLRATATPGEGATGAWMESARYDEEIGIPKTYYSTGDKGSNSGLVHGTAFETNKPTMGQPVITGSTADDLSITVNLQFTADTIFNTVPNYRVMLVGQYTGNEQISNAAEDTTVANPQPLKGQYVTLAAVEKPVYSSGTEFVLSNLPAVVFDGSYTDLKVISVPIDAGYPQVVTRWEITADDALNAIEKSNNSPVSWNNGIEIVRGADGKFSYYHLTPLQFFASQDSWYDMAKKQIRKDDLNLTLLKAPKVSSETTSNVDGNNKLNYTFTWTQYKADGSVDTSKHDYDVTLYGLLTQKTGETTAIADKEKIELKDGVSLADKTTFDTKTGTYTLTLCVDDDLASGSWRYDTVRLHVTRKPDTGDTNAIGLAGEADCTVKQRLSAVGQVNSIMRTNDNSANALNYDITWPASADDKGENTVTYTLYAEKLDGNTWTALADWKGITKNSCTVDLEKYQGVTLRFYVVANAVDGKKYCSPNGEYSNLLVVEKRLAAPVVTTAALSYQTPSQTQFLTEEKLTLTVQDASSGSYYYMGYLFKDAADYKQIAELANSYQHAQAPDAKAASLAALTNALNDMLADTTNPGRVLRLLPEGRMDGGAQAETTTDGAAFALGDESFTMKPEYAGYWLLPALRRMSTDGTTASSNWYYYVADGLSETPTQMQLPKIKLDAPQTNQNAFTTVDSKATLQLFGADGETPWTPASTEADISRFAVEWNAVNYSKETGEGLADKYQLEITSADDKTTDKITFTVAKRNVMDENGTITTKCGEILSVTKEVTIKDTAYTITIPQSEENGRTFYDLTTTVKTDEKGEAVHDENNNLVLATNHVTLDGHYELKDASGTPRYKLETFATLEYLDRDGEPGYRVTLPDLVDLLHKDDTRQRITDKVTVLAEGDAEKTTQSEKLELTVPNDGTAAALTLTAEEQPAQDAAAEQSPAAAPPVLRAARVLRATPETAAAEKEELPAVG from the coding sequence ATGGTGCATTGCAACAAGAAAACGCGCAGAAGCAGCGGCTTCACGATGGTGGAGCTTATGGTTGTGCTGGCGATTATGGCAATTTTGGCGGCCCTTGTGGGGGGCGGCCTGATCGCCTATACCCGTCTGGCCCGGTTTGAGAAGAACGAGGCGAACGCCCGCACCCTTTTCCAGACCGCGCAGATCGCCCTGACCCGCAGGGACACAGCGGGCGAACTGGACGATTTCCGCCAGAAGGTGCTGTTGAACGGTCAGGCAGGCGCGCATTTTGACCCCGCCGCGCAGAAGGCCGATGAGCTGAACAAAAATATCTATGCCCTGTATTATGATAAAGTAACAGATGATGACAGCGACAATGAACTGCTGCGCGAGTTGCTGGGCGATTACATCTACGATGATTCGCTGCTGAATGCGGCCATCTGCGTTGAGATCGACGCCGCCAGCGGGCAGGTGTACTCAGTGTTTTATGACACGAACGCCGACAAGCTGCGCTTTGGGAAAACAAACGGCGCAACGGACATTTATGACCGGAGCTATGACCACCGCCGCCATGACAGCCTTGTGGGCTACTACTCGGCCGAGGACCGTGTGAATGTGGTCGAGCTGCAGCAGACCAAGCTGAAGGTCAAGAACCCGCGCCTTTCCAACACCGAAACGCTGACCCTGAGCTGGGGCGGCGATGTGACCCGCGATACGCAGGTGCAGTATGTGGCAACAGCCTACAAATCGACCGATACGGGCAAGAAAAATCCGCTGTTTGAGATCGAGGTGGAGCTGCCGGCAGTCAAGACCAATGAGCCGGTGCCGCTGAAAACAACAATCTATGCTGCCGACAACGAAGCACCGGTTGAAAAGACCCTCTACTACCCCCTGAGCTACAACAAGGGCAACTTTGTCCTGACGCTGGACTCTATGGCCAGCGCTGATTTGCTGCGCTCCTGCGAGAATGACAGCGGCGAGATGGCAAACAGCATAAGTGTGACCGACAGCAGCCTGTACAGCATCACCCGCCTGCTGTCGGGCGGGCCGCAGGATTTCTATGTCACGCTGCAGGCCAAGGCGCGGGACGACTATTCCGGCAGCTATACCCCCAGCACCCCGGCCGACACCAATGTGGAAAACAGCCTGTTTGCAAAAGAGGCAACAGCCACTAAGGGCAACCTTACCTATTTCCGCCATCTGTACAACCTGCGCTGGGCGGACAGATGGGCGTCCGGCCAGACTGCCGCCGCCTACACCCTCGCCGCGCAGAGCCTTGGCGCCACCGGCCTGAACTGGACCGGCGGCAGCGTTACGGTCTACTGCCCGGCACAGGGCAAAAACTTCCCGCCGGAGGCCAAGGTCCCCTCGGCAGAGGAGGCCGTGGCGTGGCCGACCATTCTGACCTTGCCCAAAAATGTAACGCTGGACGGCGGAAATATCACCATCATGAACCTGCAGCTGCGCGGCAGCTCTGTCTCCCGGACCGGCAGACAGAAAAACGAAAATTTGCTTGATCGCTACATCAGCCTTGTGGGCGAAAATAACGGCACGATCAAAAACATGACCCTGCGCGATGCCGATGTGCAGGTCAATGTTGAAATTGTGACCCGCGCAAAAGGCACCCTGCCGCTGACCGGGACCACAGCCCTGAAGCCGCTGGACACAAGTGACAGCGCGTACCGCGACATCCGCGCGGTCGGTGCTTTGTGCGGCGTCAACACCGGCACGCTGGAAAAATGCACCCTGACCCACGGCAAAAACAATGCGGTTTCCGCGCAGGTGCTGGCAATGCTGCCCTTTGACGACAACGCCACCGCGACAGCCCGCACAACAGTAAGTGGCACAGCCTATTATGAAAACGAGCCGTGCGGCATTGGCGGCCTCGTGGGCGTTGCCATACCCAAAAACGGCCAGACTCAAACAATTTCCGCGCTGACGGTGGACGCCGATGTGACGGTAGCCGGTCTGCTGCAGGACAACAGCCTGAAAGCTGCGGACAATACCCTTACAGAACAGGCACGCTACGCCGCAGCTGCCAGCGGGCAAAACTCGATCTGGCGCAGCATCGGCGTGGGCGGTGTGGTCGGCACGATGGATGCCGCCAACCTGAAGCTTGAGGCAGACCCCATCAATAAAAAAACCATAACCAACAAGGCCGCCGTCATCGGCAGCGCCTTTACGGGCGGCGTTGTGGGCAACCTCTATAACAGTAACAGCAGCAGTGCGGATGTCCCCCTGACCGGCCTTCAGAACGAGGGTACGGTCAGCGTGGGCGCCAACTACCTTGGCAGCGCCGAGGGTGAAAACAGCCGTGTGCTGGGCCAGTTCTTCGGCGGCGTTGCGGGCTACTGCAAAAATGTCACGCTGCGCGGCAGCACCAGCACCACCCGCCGCGATATGACCGAAACACAGCTGAAAACCGCCGTCAAGGGCGGGTATGCTAACGATGGCGCACTCACCGATGGCAGCCCGCTCAAGGGTGATTTTGTCGGCGGTCTGGTGGGCTTTGCCAGCGGGTGTAAGCTGGATAATTGCACCACGCAAAAGGGTTATGTGCTGGGCCGCTGCTTTGTCGGCGGCATGGCGGGCGGCTTCAGCGGCAGCCAGCTTAAAATAACCGGCGGCAGCAACAGCAGCACCGTGCTGGGTAACCGCTATGTGGGCGGTGTTGTGTCGGTCAACGGCAGCCAAAGCACGGTCAGCGGCGTTACCAACAGCGGCCTTGTGGCGGGCCTTGGTAAAAATGCGGCCTATGTGGGCGGTATTGCGGGCCTGAATGATGCCGATTGGGGCAGCATCGATGCAGCAAATATAACTGCCACCATTCAAAACTGCGTCAGCAGCATGGCCTCGGACACCGCCACCAACAGCAGCCGCAGCGCCCTGCTGCAGGCGCTGAGCACCTATAAAGATGCAAGCAATCAAGAAACGACCACCCGCGCGGATTATGTGGGCGGTCTGGTCGGCCGCAACGGCAAAAATGCCGTGCTTACATGGGACAAGAATGCAACCACGGTGCAGATCGGCGCGGTCATCTGCGGCAATGATTTTGTCGGCGGTCTGGTCGGCTGCAACGATGCAACGGCGAAAATCACAAATACCAGCACCTCGCTGCTGACCGTCAGCGGCGAGGTTACGGGCGGCAAGGCGGTCGGCGGTATGATCGGCCTGAACCTTGCCCCGGCCCTGCCCGCGGCCGATATAAAGGTGACGGAAATCAGCGGCACGCTTTGCGTGGGCGGTGTCATCGGCGCTAACATGCCGGTGGCCGGCACGGACGGAACGGCGTTTACCATTACATCCGCCACATCCGGCAGCACGGTCAGCACATTTAAAACCACCGCAAAGGCGGGCCGCATCAAGGCCGACGGTCTGGCGGGCGGCATCATCGGCTATAACTGCCTGCTGGCATCGGCCCCGGACGATTTGACAACGATTCTGCCCACCGTGGCGGAGAAAACAGGCCTTGTGACGGTCAACAATACATTGCCGCGCGATACGGCCAATACCATGACCCTCAGCGGCGCGGCCAACCAGTTTAATCTGGAGGTCAACGCCTATGTGGGCGGCATTGTCGGCTATAACGATGCAGAAACCCGCCTGACCATCAGCAACGCAACGAACGGCAGCGACAGCAACGCGGCATCGGTCGGCAGCCTGAAAATGCGGGGCGAGACCGGCATCCTCGGCAGCGGTGTCAGCCTGCCGGGGTATAACGACAGCTTTAACTATAACGATTATGTTAGCGATAAAAACGCCCGCGGTTCTATGGCGGGCGGCATCATCGGCTGTGTGACCCAAAACACAAAGCTGGAGAGCTGCACCAACTACGGCATTGTCTCCCACAAGAGCGCGGCGGGCGGCATCGCCGGCTGGAATGGCGGCAGCATCAAAAACTGCTCTACCTACGCCACACTGGGCACCCAGCAGGACGGCTATGCCTACCTTGGCGGCATCGTTGGCATCAACAACGGGACGGTCACGGACTCGGCCCCGGCAGCAAGCATCACCGTGCGCGGCCGGTACATCATCGGCGGCGTGGCGGGCCTGAACCTGACAGGTGCGAGCATAAGTTATAACACTTCCGATAGTATCCCCGTTACGGTGCAGGCAAACGAGTGCGCGGGCGGCGTTGCAGGCGTAAACTGCGGCAGCATCGTATTGGGCAGCACAACCCTGCGGGTCAACATTACGGCAGAAAGCTATGCGGGCGGCATTGCGGGCAGCAACAACACGCGCAACGCCACAACAGCCAGCATTGCGGGCGGCAAGGTGACAGGCACCGTCACGGCCACCAAGAACTACGCAGGCGGCGCAACCGGTGCAAACTATGCCGAAATTGCCGATGTGACGCTGATTGGTGGGGCGCGTGTGCGCGCCAATGACCAGTTTGCAGGCGGCATTGCGGGCAGCAATAGGGCTGGCACTAACGGGCAGATAGGCACGATTACGGGCTGCACCAACACTGCGGGGCAGACCGGGAACAACTACACGGTATATGCCACCAACGGCAATGCGGGCGGTATTGCAGGCAGCAATGAAAGCGGCGCCCAAATTGTAGATAGCGTTGTAGGCGGCGTCAAAATCGGCGTTGCCAAGTGCGATGCGGCGGCCATTGCGGCCAACAACTTCGGCATCATCACGGGCGGCACTGTCGGCAGCTGTGATATTACCTTTGCCGGGGAAAGCATCGGTGCGGTCACGGCCATCAACAACGCGGGTGCAACAATCAGCGACGTTACGCTTAGCGAGAACGCAGCCATTGTTTACCGTGGCCCGGCTACCAATGTGGGCGGCATTGCGGGCAAAAATGCCGGTACGATTGATAAGTGTACTGTCAGCAGCCCTGCGCTGAATCTCAGCGGCCTTACGGCCCGGGCAGACAGCATCAGCCTTGGCGGTGCGGCGGGCGTCAATACGCAGGACGCAACAATCAGCGAAACAACTGTTACACTGAACATTACAGACAATCTGAATAAATACAAGAATCTGGGCGGCGTAGCCGGCGAAAATGCCGGCGGCGGCACTCTGTTAAAGTGTACCTATCAGGGCGCGCTGGGGCAGGCTAATACTGCGGCAAACGATAATATCACCACGGGCGCAGCCAATGTGCTGGACACCGTGGGCGGCATCGTCGGCCTGAACAATGGTGAGGTCAATGGGTGCAGGGTGCCCAAAATCACGCTGCAGGTGATGGGTGCCTCGGGCCTGAGCGACAGCCAGACCTATGCGGAAAAGCTGAAAAGCGCCAGCAGCGTGGGCGGCATTGCGGGCCGTAACAACAGCACCATTACATCCTGCTATGTTGCCACAGGGGAAGGCGGCGGCAGTATCATCACCGCGCGCTACGGCTTTGTGGGCGGCGTGGCAGGCGCAAACAACGGCAGCATTAGCAGCAGCGGCAGTGGTGCAGCATTTACGGATAAATTTACCTATCAGGTCGATGGCATAGATTGTGAAAGAACAATGTTTGACCGGGTCAGCATGTTGCTGGACGGCAAAGTGGAAAGAAAAAATGAAAAAACTGGAAAAATTGAAGAAGTAGCCGATGAAAATGATGCTGTCAATACCATGATCACCACCCTGAAAGGCACTGCTTATAATAGCCTTAAAGGCGTTGACACGGTGTCCCTAAATAACAACAATGTCTACACCGCCACCGGCCTTGCCAAAAATGACCTGCTGGTCGGTCTGCGCGGTACAACTGATAAAAACGGAAAATCCAGCGGCTATCTGGGCGGCGTGGCAGGCTTCAACACCGTCAACGGCACGATCACACGCGCGGCAACCGGTAAGTGGTTTGTCTACGGCGACAACACGACCGATGAATCCAAAATCGGCGGTATGATCGGCATGAACGAGGCAACCGGCGAGGTCAAGCTGCTGGTCAACTGCGCCGCCGTGCGCCGCTTTACCCGCACAGACGGCAAAAATGACGATGACACGACCCATAGAGGCAACGCAAAAATTGCCTATGTGGGCGGTGTAATCGGCGTGCAGCAGAACACGACCGATGACAAGTGGGTCATCAGCGAGTGTGTGAACCTTGGCACTGTGTTTGACAGCGGCTCCAACTATATCGGCGGCATCATTGCCTCCTGGCTGAAAAACGGCGGCACGATTGAAAAATCCTTCAACTTCGGCAGTCTTAGCACCAATACCAACTCCGGTGGCGGTTCGGGCACGGTCGGCGGCATCGTGGGCTTTTTTGACCAGCCTACCCCCGGCGGCACGGCAAATATCCTCTCCTGCCAGAACCACGGCGATATTCTGTCCAGCGGAAATTGGCCGGGTGACAATAACAAAAAACACGGCGCCAACGATGTTGCCGGTATCCTTGGCAAGGTGGTCATGGCGGACGGTACAAATGACTATCTGCGCATCAACATTGTCGATTGCGTGAACGGCGATGTTACGATGCAGTGCGAGTCGCTGGCAGCCGGCATCATGGGCTGGCTGGGACCATTTGGTGACGGTGGAACAAAAATTCCGAATAAGGTCGAGGTTTATATTGACCGCTGCCGTAACTACGCTACGGATGTTACAATTTCACTTAAATCAGGCGATATCAACTTGTTTGCAGGTATCTGCGGCAACCGTGGCAATGGCAGTGCAACGAGTGCATCCACCACAGTCACGAATTGTTTTGCTCTGTATAAAAATACTGTTAGTTCCAATAATGCACCCATTGCGATGAACCGTGGAAGCGAAAACATCGTGGCCTACGGCAACTACTTTATGGACGAAAACAGCTTTGATAAACAAAAGATTGCGGCACTGTTGTTGCTTGAAGAAAAAGAACCAAGCAAAAAGGAAGTGTCTTCGGGTGTTTATTGGGGTGCCGCTTGTAGCGGCCACTATAACAAAGGTACACGGCTGTATGCGGGTATTGATAACTCCATAGAGAGCGGAAACCGTTTCTTTGCAGCAGGCATGATGTTTGATCGGAATTTGGATACGGTTGATACTAGAAAATGTTACATAAAGCCTGTAACCGCTGAACAAAAACAGGCCACGATTTTCTATACAGGCAATCCCAGCGAACACGAAATCAACAATAAGGATCTTGCAACCATCCTGCTGTGGTACGGCGATACAGACAACAATAAAGCCCCGAGTATGCAGGACATCACGGACGACTTGATCCAGAACTACTATACGCAAGTTCTGGACAAGCGCGCCCCCGGGAAGGTCTCTGACTTGCAAGTTGCGCATAAAAAAGATAGCAGCGCTGTCTATGGCCGCTATGAGGTGACATGGACGGCCGCGGCCACAGACGGCATTTTCCCGGATAACCAGATACAGAATGTGAGCCATTATCTGGTAACGCTGTATAAGGTTGACGGCGATAGCAAGACGCCTTTGGAGGGCTACCAAAACATAAAGGTCTACGGCACGCGCTATCTGTTTGACGCGGATGATGCGCTGGCGAACGCTATTGGCAACAGCCAATTCTGTGTCGGTGTAAAGGCCGTGAACGGAACCGCCACAGGTGCAGAGGAAATGTCTGCCGCGCAGTACTTCGTGCGCCCCCTGCCCACCCCGAAGCTGGAGATCCGCCTGAAAAAACAGTACAGCAATGGGCAGCCCTACGGCCAGTATCTTGTGCTGACAAACGCAAGTGATTATCAAAACGCGGGCGGCTGGCAGGTAACCGCCTACCTGATGAACCAACCCAATACGGAAATTACGCTGAGTGCAAACACCACCGAAGCATTGATAGCAAACGGCCTTGGCTCTGCCACCCGCCTGCGCGCCACGGCAACCCCGGGTGAAGGTGCAACAGGTGCATGGATGGAGTCTGCCCGCTATGATGAGGAGATCGGTATTCCTAAGACATACTATAGCACCGGGGATAAAGGTAGCAACAGCGGCCTTGTCCACGGTACGGCGTTTGAAACAAATAAGCCAACCATGGGTCAGCCGGTCATAACCGGCAGCACGGCGGATGATCTGTCGATTACCGTGAACCTGCAATTTACCGCAGATACGATTTTCAACACCGTGCCGAACTACCGCGTTATGCTGGTGGGTCAATATACCGGTAATGAACAAATCAGCAATGCGGCAGAGGATACAACGGTAGCCAACCCACAGCCGCTGAAAGGCCAGTATGTGACGCTTGCTGCGGTGGAAAAGCCGGTCTACAGCAGCGGTACGGAATTTGTGCTGAGCAACCTGCCCGCCGTGGTCTTTGACGGCAGCTACACCGACCTGAAGGTCATCTCTGTGCCTATTGATGCCGGTTATCCGCAGGTCGTGACCCGCTGGGAAATCACCGCAGATGATGCCCTGAATGCTATTGAAAAGAGTAACAATAGCCCCGTCAGCTGGAACAACGGCATCGAGATCGTGCGCGGTGCGGACGGCAAATTCAGCTATTACCACCTGACCCCGCTGCAGTTCTTTGCGAGCCAAGATTCGTGGTATGACATGGCTAAAAAGCAGATCCGCAAGGATGACCTCAACCTCACACTTCTGAAAGCCCCCAAGGTAAGCAGCGAAACCACGAGCAATGTGGATGGAAACAACAAGCTGAACTATACCTTTACATGGACGCAGTACAAGGCGGACGGCAGTGTTGATACAAGCAAGCATGACTACGATGTCACCCTGTACGGTCTGCTGACCCAAAAGACGGGCGAAACCACCGCAATCGCGGACAAGGAAAAAATCGAGCTGAAGGACGGCGTGTCGCTGGCGGATAAAACCACATTTGACACCAAAACCGGCACCTATACCCTGACCCTCTGCGTGGACGATGACCTTGCAAGCGGCAGCTGGCGCTATGATACGGTGCGGCTGCATGTCACCCGTAAGCCGGACACTGGGGACACCAATGCAATCGGTCTGGCGGGCGAGGCAGATTGTACTGTTAAGCAGCGTCTGTCTGCGGTAGGTCAGGTCAACAGCATCATGCGCACCAACGACAACAGCGCCAATGCACTGAACTACGACATCACCTGGCCCGCAAGCGCGGACGACAAAGGCGAGAACACGGTGACATATACCCTGTACGCAGAAAAGCTTGACGGCAATACTTGGACGGCGCTTGCCGACTGGAAGGGCATCACGAAAAACAGCTGCACCGTTGACCTTGAGAAGTATCAGGGCGTGACCCTGCGGTTCTATGTCGTAGCAAATGCGGTTGACGGCAAGAAGTATTGCAGCCCGAACGGTGAGTACAGCAACCTGCTGGTTGTAGAAAAGCGCCTTGCTGCGCCCGTTGTGACCACAGCCGCGCTAAGCTACCAGACGCCGAGCCAGACCCAGTTCCTGACCGAGGAGAAGCTGACGCTGACGGTTCAAGACGCCAGCAGCGGCAGCTACTACTACATGGGCTATCTCTTTAAAGATGCCGCAGATTACAAGCAAATCGCGGAGTTGGCGAACAGCTATCAGCATGCGCAGGCGCCCGATGCAAAGGCCGCTAGTCTGGCAGCCCTGACAAATGCGCTGAATGATATGCTGGCCGACACGACCAACCCCGGCCGCGTGCTGCGCCTGCTGCCGGAAGGCCGGATGGACGGCGGTGCGCAGGCAGAAACGACAACGGACGGCGCAGCGTTTGCGCTTGGCGATGAAAGCTTTACCATGAAGCCGGAGTATGCCGGTTACTGGCTGCTGCCCGCCCTGCGCCGCATGTCCACCGACGGCACAACCGCCAGCTCCAACTGGTACTACTATGTTGCAGACGGTTTGAGCGAAACACCCACCCAGATGCAGCTGCCCAAGATCAAGCTGGATGCACCGCAGACGAACCAGAACGCCTTTACAACTGTAGATTCCAAGGCAACCCTGCAGCTGTTCGGCGCTGACGGTGAGACGCCATGGACGCCCGCAAGCACAGAGGCGGATATTTCCCGCTTTGCAGTGGAATGGAACGCCGTAAACTACAGCAAGGAAACAGGGGAAGGTCTGGCAGACAAGTATCAACTGGAGATCACTTCTGCCGATGACAAAACAACCGACAAGATCACCTTTACTGTAGCCAAGCGGAATGTAATGGACGAGAACGGTACGATCACAACCAAGTGCGGGGAAATCCTGTCTGTGACAAAGGAAGTTACAATAAAGGATACTGCCTATACGATCACGATCCCGCAGAGCGAAGAAAACGGGCGCACATTCTATGATCTGACCACTACGGTCAAGACAGACGAGAAGGGCGAGGCAGTCCATGACGAGAACAATAATCTCGTACTTGCAACGAACCATGTGACGCTGGATGGCCATTATGAGCTGAAGGACGCCAGCGGTACGCCGCGCTATAAGCTCGAAACCTTTGCAACGCTGGAATACCTTGACCGTGACGGTGAGCCGGGCTACCGCGTAACGCTGCCTGACCTTGTCGATCTGCTGCACAAGGACGATACACGCCAGCGCATTACCGATAAGGTTACTGTGCTGGCCGAGGGCGATGCGGAAAAGACCACCCAGTCTGAAAAGCTGGAATTGACTGTGCCGAATGACGGTACAGCTGCCGCCCTGACCCTGACAGCAGAGGAGCAGCCCGCGCAGGACGCTGCAGCAGAGCAAAGCCCTGCCGCAGCACCACCGGTTTTGCGGGCGGCGCGTGTCCTGCGGGCAACGCCCGAAACGGCTGCAGCTGAGAAAGAGGAGCTGCCTGCAGTGGGATAA